The genomic segment AAATGAAGACAGGATGGATAAATGACGGAGGTACATGGTACTATATGCAACCATGGGGAGCAATGAAAACAGGCTGGGTAAATGATGGAGGTACATGGTACTATATGCAATCATCAGGAGCAATGAAGACAGGATGGATAAATTATGGAGGAGCATGGTACTTTGCATCATCATCAGGAGCAATGCAAACAGGTGTAGTTAAGGTTGATGGAAAAGTTTATTATCTTGCAGCAAATGGTGCGATGGCAACAGGTAGTGTTACTATCAATGGAACAACATATACTTTTGATAGCACTGGAGCAGCTACAGGAGATAAAATACCAACTACAGATAAAATATTTAATGGTAATGGAAGTGCTGTAACACAAGGTTCACAAAATCCAACTGATGTGATAGAAACAGAGTCATCAGGACATCATCATGGCGGTGGTGGATCGTCATCATCATATCTATCAGATTTAAATGATGGAGGCACTCATACTGGGGATTATACAATATATAATACCAGCGGAACATTTGGTGGAAGTAGTGAAGCTAATACTACTACAATAAATGGAAATATATCAATTAATGCATCTGCAGTATCAGGAAATACATTAATTCTACAAAATTTGAAAATTAATAGTGGAAAGCTAACAATTAATTTTGGAGAAGGTAACGTAATATTAGACAATGTAGTAGTAGATGGTGTTGATGTATCTAATGTAGGTCGTAATTCATTACATGTTCAAGGAAATTCTTCTATTAAAGATCTTAATGTGAGTGATGCAAACAATGATGCTCATATTGTTATAGACGGAAAAGCCAGCATAAAAAATACTGCAATATCTTCAGGAGCAGTACTTGAAGGAAAATTTGATAATGTATCAGTAAAAACATCATCGCCTGTAGCTATATCTGGAGCAATTAGTAACATAATAGTTGAAAATGCAGGAGCATCTATAGACTTAGAAAGTGGTTCAGTAGGAACTGTTTTAATTAAAGGAACAGCTACAAATACAAAATTTAATATTGGATCAGAAGTGGCAGTAGCTAATTTAAATGTTAATGCTCCTACAACTGTTACAGGAAAAGGAAAAATTATAACTGCCAATTTAGGTGCTGATACTGAAATGAGTATAGAACCATTAACAGTAGGAGCTATTGCAGGAGTAAAAGTAACTGTTGAAGGAGTGGCTATGTCTCCTGATAAAATAAAAACAATAACAAAAGTTCCAACAGATTTAACTGAAATCGAGGATGATAGTGCATTCCAAGAGGATATTAACAGCAAGTATGCAGCTTATGCAAAGGTTACTATAAATAAAGCTAATGAAGAATCTACAGATGGAAAAATTAGTTTTAAAGTTAAATTTAATGAGAAAGTTGACAACAGCAAAACAGGAAACGATTATGTTACACAAGATATATTAGTTACTAATGCAGATGGAACAGATAAAGATATAGAGTATAACAATGGCGAGTATACTGTTCCGGTAAATTCAATAGTATATTCTACTGCTCGTGTATATAGAAATGGACAAGTTGGATATGTAACTTCAGTAAATACAATAAAATAACAAATAGATAAAAATATTATCCCTTGCTAAATTAATAGTTTAGTGGGGGATATTTTTTGTAATTATAATAAAAATAAGGGAAAAATTTTTTACGTTCTATAATTTATTATGTTTGCTTTCTTATTTTTTTATATCTGCTATAATATTACTTGTCGCTATTTTTATTTCTAGCGAAGAGAAATATTGGGGAAAGTGTTAGGCACAATCCAATAAATAACAAGTCGATTTGCCAGGATATTTTCCATTATACTACGTCGGCAAATTGACCTAATAGGCCCGCTATGAGGGCGATTTGTCTCCTTGCTTGATGAAAAATATCCATGGCAACTTTAGACTTGTTACTTATTTTCATGTGCCTTATTCTATATAAAATAAAGTTTGTTATATATATTGTAAAAATAAATCTTCATCATAATTCTAAAAAATACTGTAAGAATTCTAGACGTAATTGTGAATTGTGAATTGTGAATTGCGAATTGTGAATTGTAAAATATATATAAGTTAAGAGGCATTAAAGAAAAAGAGAAGTCCAAAACTAACAAAAAGATTTTGGGTTAAGCATAAGTAATATGGCAGTGGGAGTGGATTTACTAGGATATGTATATCTGCTGCTAAATAGAATGTCAAATTAGTCTTTCAGATTTTTATCGCAGAGATTAAAAAGTCAGATTTATAAAAAACATCTGACTCAGTAGTCGCGTGAGATTTTACTTTGAGAGCGAGTAATTAAAGTTAGATTTATTATTACTTTGGATTACGTCTTAAAACGATAATTGCAGAAAGGAGTGGAAAAGGTGAGACCATTAGCTGATTTGATGAGACCTAATAAATTAGAAGATTTTGTAGGTCAGCAGCATATATTAGGGCAAGGAAAGCCATTATATAACTTGATAGCTGGAAAAAACATATGTAATTGCATATTTTACGGACCACCAGGAACTGGAAAAACAACTTTGGCGAATATAATGGCTAATTATGTAGATAAGAAATTTTATAAATTAAATGCAACAGTTGCATCAGTTAAGGATATTCAGGACATAACTAATAATATAGATAGCTTATTAAATTATAATGGAGTTGTTTTGTATATTGATGAACTTCAACATTTTAACAAAAAGCAGCAGCAGGCATTGTTAGAATTTATAGAAGATGGAAGAATAACTTTGATTGCAAGTACAACTGAAAATCCATATTTTGTTATACACAAAGCTATAATAAGCAGATGTAATATATTCTCTTTTAAGCCTCTAACTACAGGTGACATAATAGTTGGTCTTAAGAGGTCTATACAAAAGCTTATAGATGAAGGGATAGAAATAGAATATTCAGATGAGGCGCTGGAGTATATTGGAGAAATCTCTCAAGGTGATTATAGAAAGGCTTATAATATTTTAGAGCTGGCTGTAAACTCTCAGGTTAAGCAGGTTAGAGTTATTTCGAGCGAATATATTGAAAGTCTAGGCCAATCAAGTATGCGGGCTGATTCTAGTGGAGATGAATTTTATAATTTATTAAGTGCTCTTCAAAAAAGTATAAGGGGCAGTGACCCTAATGCAGCAGTACACTATCTAGCTAGATTGATTAAAGGAGGAAATCTAACTGCTATAATTAGAAGAATATCTGTTATTGCAGCAGAAGACATTGGTCTTGCATTTCCAAATGCATTATCTGTTGTTAATTCTGGAATAGAACTTTCGCTAAAGGTTGGACTTCCGGAGGCAAGAATAATTCTTTCAGAAATAGTTGTATATTTAGCAACGCTTCCTAAATCTAATAGTGCATACTTAGCGATAGATTCTGCTATGAGTGATCTAGAAAACATTAACTTTGGAGATGTTCCAATGCATTTAAAGGATGCTCATTACTCTGGAGCAGCAAACCTTGGTGTTGGTGGCTATAAATATCCTCATGATTATCCTAATCATTATGTAAAACAGAGTTATTTACCGCAAGAACTGCTTGGAAAGATTTATTATAATGAACAAAATAATAAATATGAAGAGAGTTTGAGGAAATACTGGGCAGAAATAAAAAAATAATAGCAATTATCGTTTGACAAAAGCCGAGTATTTTGGTAAGATATAAGCGAATTTAATATATCTTTTATAATACTAGAAAAACAAAGAAATATCAACAAAAAACGAAAAGGGGTGAAGAAATAATGAAACTTTCAACTAAAGGAAGATATGGAGTTAGAGCTATGGTTGACTTAGCATCTAATTATGGTGGTGCCCCCGTTTCAATAAAAACTATATCAAAGAGAGAAAATCTTTCGGAATACTATTTAGAACAGTTATTTAGCCCGCTTAGACGTGCTAATATGATTAGAAGTATAAGAGGTGCTCAAGGTGGATATGTTCTATGTAAACCGCCAAAAGACATAACGGTTGGCGATATTATGACTATTCTTGAAGGGCCAGTTGAGATAGCAGATTGTATTGATGGTGTTGAGTGCGATAGCTCGGATTGCTGTGCAACCAAAGCAGTTTGGGAGAAGATTAAAAGAAGCATAGACGATGTTATGAACTCAATTACATTACAAGATATACTTGATGATTATGAGACAATTAAAAACAATAAGAATAATATTAAGATAGTGGATAGGAGTGAATGATTATGAAGAACGTATATATGGATTATTCAGCTACAACTTATGTAAAGCCAGAAGTATTAGAAGAAATGCTTCCTTATTTTACTGAAAAGTTTGGTAACCCATCTTCATTTTATGGAATATCAAGAGAAACAAAAAGAGCTATAGATAAGGCAAGAGAACAGATAGCAGAGGCGTTAAACTGTTTACCTGATGAAGTGTATTTTACAGGTGGCGGATCAGAGGCTGATAACTGGGCTATAAAAGGTATCGCATCAGCTCATAAGAATAAAGGAAACCATATAATAACAACTAAGATTGAGCACCATGCAGTTCTTCATACTTGTGAATACTTAGAGAAGAATGGTTTTGATGTTACATATTTAGATGTTGATGAAGAAGGTTTCATAAATTTAGATGACTTAAGAAATGCTATAACCGATAAGACAATTTTAGTAAGTATTATGTTTGCTAATAATGAAATAGGAACAATTCAACCTATAAAAGAAATTGGAGAAATCTGTAGAGAAAAGAAAGTTTTCTTCCATACAGATGCAGTTCAGGCTGTTGGAAATGTTCCTGTTGATGTTAAAGAAATGAATATAGATATGTTATCACTTGCAGGTCATAAGATTTATGGACCAAAAGGTATTGGAGTTCTTTATATAAAGAAGGGAATTAAAATTGATAATTTAATTCACGGTGGAGCTCAAGAAAAGAATAGAAGAGCAGGTACAGAAAATATTGCTTCTATCGTTGGACTTGGTAAAGCTCTTGAACTTGCTACTAATAATTTGGAAGAGCATATGAAAAGATTAACTGCGTTAAGAGAAAAATTAATAGCTGGTTTACTTGAAGTTCCATACACTAAATTAAATGGACCAAGAGGAGATAAGAGACTTCCTGGAAATGTTAATGTATGTTTTAGATTTATTGAAGGTGAATCGATTTTATTATCATTAGATTTTAAAGGGGTTTGTGCATCAAGTGGTAGTGCTTGTACTTCTGGTTCTTTAGATCCATCACATGTATTACTTGCAATTGGGCTTCCTCATGAAATTGCTCACGGATCATTAAGACTTAGTATGGGAGAAGGTTCAACAGAAGAAGATGTAGATTATGTTCTTGAAGTTGTACCACCAATTATTGAAAGATTAAGAAATATGTCACCATTATGGGATGACTTTTTAAAGAAAGGGGAAAATTAATATGATATACAGTGAAAA from the Clostridium beijerinckii genome contains:
- the nifS gene encoding cysteine desulfurase NifS, which produces MKNVYMDYSATTYVKPEVLEEMLPYFTEKFGNPSSFYGISRETKRAIDKAREQIAEALNCLPDEVYFTGGGSEADNWAIKGIASAHKNKGNHIITTKIEHHAVLHTCEYLEKNGFDVTYLDVDEEGFINLDDLRNAITDKTILVSIMFANNEIGTIQPIKEIGEICREKKVFFHTDAVQAVGNVPVDVKEMNIDMLSLAGHKIYGPKGIGVLYIKKGIKIDNLIHGGAQEKNRRAGTENIASIVGLGKALELATNNLEEHMKRLTALREKLIAGLLEVPYTKLNGPRGDKRLPGNVNVCFRFIEGESILLSLDFKGVCASSGSACTSGSLDPSHVLLAIGLPHEIAHGSLRLSMGEGSTEEDVDYVLEVVPPIIERLRNMSPLWDDFLKKGEN
- a CDS encoding replication-associated recombination protein A, encoding MRPLADLMRPNKLEDFVGQQHILGQGKPLYNLIAGKNICNCIFYGPPGTGKTTLANIMANYVDKKFYKLNATVASVKDIQDITNNIDSLLNYNGVVLYIDELQHFNKKQQQALLEFIEDGRITLIASTTENPYFVIHKAIISRCNIFSFKPLTTGDIIVGLKRSIQKLIDEGIEIEYSDEALEYIGEISQGDYRKAYNILELAVNSQVKQVRVISSEYIESLGQSSMRADSSGDEFYNLLSALQKSIRGSDPNAAVHYLARLIKGGNLTAIIRRISVIAAEDIGLAFPNALSVVNSGIELSLKVGLPEARIILSEIVVYLATLPKSNSAYLAIDSAMSDLENINFGDVPMHLKDAHYSGAANLGVGGYKYPHDYPNHYVKQSYLPQELLGKIYYNEQNNKYEESLRKYWAEIKK
- a CDS encoding RrF2 family transcriptional regulator, translating into MKLSTKGRYGVRAMVDLASNYGGAPVSIKTISKRENLSEYYLEQLFSPLRRANMIRSIRGAQGGYVLCKPPKDITVGDIMTILEGPVEIADCIDGVECDSSDCCATKAVWEKIKRSIDDVMNSITLQDILDDYETIKNNKNNIKIVDRSE